A single Cottoperca gobio chromosome 7, fCotGob3.1, whole genome shotgun sequence DNA region contains:
- the nppa gene encoding natriuretic peptides A, which translates to MRTAVLWGLLALLCQHTLVSSHILGRPSSTSDLTQLKSLLERFEENLAEAVQDEDSEADYEGTKQQPDNRQASRGWNLDQEDDQQALVSERSQLPAEGYSRSQSERNRLQNLLLTARKRASGCFGARMDRIGNASGLGCNNGRG; encoded by the exons ATGAGGACTGCGGTCCTGTGGGGCCTGCTGGCCCTGCTGTGTCAGCACACACTGGTTAGCAGTCACATACTGGGTAGGCCTTCTTCTACCAGTGACCTGACTCAGCTCAAG TCTTTACTGGAGCGCTTTGAGGAGAATCTGGCTGAAGCAGTCCAGGACGAGGACTCTGAGGCTGATTACGAAGGGACAAAGCAACAGCCTGATAACCGCCAGGCCAGCCGGGGGTGGAACCTGGACCAGGAGGACGACCAACAAGCTTTGGTGTCAGAAAGATCTCAATTACCAGCTGAGGGCTACAGCAGGAGCCAGAGTGAGAGGAACCGTCTGCAGAACCTGCTGTTGACTGCCAGGAAACGGGCTTCTGGCTGCTTTGGAGCCCGGATGGATCGAATAGGAAATGCCAGTGGTCTGGGATGCAACAATGGAAGAG GGTAG